Proteins found in one Clostridium kluyveri DSM 555 genomic segment:
- the rpmC gene encoding 50S ribosomal protein L29 gives MKARELQELRQGSSPQDLQEKVQDLKSELFNLRFQLATGQLENPMRIREVKKSIAQIKTILREKELRAFEQ, from the coding sequence ATGAAGGCTAGAGAATTACAGGAACTAAGACAAGGCAGTAGCCCTCAAGACTTACAGGAAAAGGTACAGGATCTTAAATCAGAATTATTTAATTTAAGGTTTCAATTGGCAACAGGTCAATTGGAGAATCCTATGAGAATAAGGGAAGTTAAAAAATCTATAGCCCAAATTAAAACCATCCTTAGAGAAAAAGAGCTAAGGGCGTTTGAACAATAG
- the rplP gene encoding 50S ribosomal protein L16 — MLMPKKVKHRKVQRGRMKGKATRGNSIAYGDYAIQATECAWITNNQIESARIAINRYIRRGGKLWIKIFPDKPVTEKPAETRMGSGKGSPEYWVAVVKPGRILFELSGVPEETAREAMRLASHKLPIKTKFVTKRDFEEVGGESDEG, encoded by the coding sequence ATGTTAATGCCTAAGAAAGTGAAGCATCGTAAGGTACAGCGAGGTAGAATGAAAGGCAAAGCTACAAGGGGTAATTCTATAGCATATGGAGATTACGCTATACAGGCTACGGAATGTGCTTGGATAACAAATAATCAGATAGAATCAGCTAGAATAGCTATAAATAGATATATTAGAAGAGGAGGAAAACTTTGGATAAAAATTTTCCCTGATAAACCTGTTACAGAAAAACCTGCAGAAACACGTATGGGTTCCGGTAAGGGTTCACCAGAATATTGGGTAGCAGTTGTTAAACCAGGCAGAATATTGTTTGAATTATCAGGTGTTCCAGAGGAGACAGCCAGAGAAGCAATGAGACTTGCATCACACAAATTACCTATAAAAACTAAATTCGTGACAAAGAGAGATTTTGAAGAAGTGGGTGGTGAAAGCGATGAAGGCTAG
- the rplN gene encoding 50S ribosomal protein L14, with protein sequence MIQQQTLLKVADNSGAKEIMCIRVLGGSKRKWGNIGDIIVASVKSATPGGVVKKGEVVKAVIVRSARGLRRTDGSYIKFDENAAVIIKEDKQPRGTRIFGPVARELRDKDFTKILSLAPEVL encoded by the coding sequence ATGATTCAGCAACAGACATTATTGAAGGTTGCAGATAATTCTGGAGCCAAAGAAATTATGTGTATAAGAGTTTTAGGTGGATCCAAAAGAAAATGGGGAAACATTGGTGATATAATAGTTGCTAGCGTTAAAAGTGCAACACCAGGCGGTGTTGTTAAAAAAGGAGAAGTTGTTAAGGCTGTTATTGTTAGATCTGCAAGAGGCCTGAGGAGAACCGATGGTTCATATATAAAATTTGATGAGAATGCTGCTGTTATAATAAAAGAAGATAAACAACCGAGAGGAACTCGTATCTTTGGACCGGTTGCAAGAGAGCTAAGGGATAAAGATTTTACAAAAATATTATCATTAGCACCTGAAGTTTTATAA
- the rplX gene encoding 50S ribosomal protein L24 — protein MAKVHVRKKDTVMIISGKDKGKTGEVLAVMPKVSKVLVSGINIVSKHQKPNKQNMEGGIIRKEAAIYSSKVMLYCEKCKSVTRISHKILEDGTKVRVCKKCGETL, from the coding sequence ATGGCAAAAGTACATGTTAGAAAAAAAGATACGGTTATGATTATTTCTGGAAAAGATAAAGGAAAAACAGGCGAAGTTTTAGCTGTAATGCCTAAAGTGAGTAAAGTCCTTGTTAGTGGTATTAACATAGTTTCGAAACATCAGAAACCTAACAAGCAAAATATGGAAGGTGGCATAATTCGTAAGGAAGCTGCTATATATAGCTCAAAAGTAATGCTGTATTGCGAAAAATGCAAAAGTGTAACTAGAATAAGTCATAAAATATTAGAGGATGGAACAAAAGTTAGAGTATGTAAAAAGTGCGGAGAAACACTATAA
- the rpsC gene encoding 30S ribosomal protein S3, protein MGQKVHPHGLRVGIIKEWDAKWYADKKNFADNLVEDNKIRKFVKKKGAIAGISKIQIERAAKRIKLNIFTAKPGMIIGKGGQGIEALKTELKKIVPDKVILINIVEVKVAEADAQLMAENIALQLEKRISFRRAMKQTIQRAMKSGIKGVKTTCSGRLGGAEIARSESYHEGTIPLQTLRADIDYGFAEADTTYGKIGVKVWVYKGEVLPVKKPVENKEEAKA, encoded by the coding sequence ATGGGACAAAAAGTACATCCGCACGGCTTAAGGGTTGGTATAATTAAAGAATGGGATGCCAAATGGTATGCAGATAAAAAAAATTTCGCAGATAATCTAGTTGAAGATAATAAAATTAGAAAATTTGTAAAGAAAAAAGGCGCCATAGCAGGAATCTCAAAGATTCAAATTGAAAGAGCAGCTAAAAGAATTAAGTTGAATATATTTACAGCTAAACCTGGAATGATAATAGGAAAAGGCGGTCAGGGAATTGAAGCTTTGAAAACGGAATTGAAGAAGATAGTTCCAGATAAAGTTATACTTATAAATATAGTTGAGGTAAAAGTAGCGGAGGCTGATGCTCAACTTATGGCAGAAAATATAGCACTGCAGCTTGAAAAAAGAATTTCTTTTAGGAGAGCAATGAAGCAGACAATACAAAGAGCAATGAAATCGGGAATTAAAGGAGTTAAGACTACGTGTTCAGGAAGACTTGGTGGTGCTGAAATAGCAAGATCAGAATCCTATCATGAAGGAACAATTCCGTTACAGACTTTAAGGGCCGATATAGATTATGGGTTTGCAGAAGCAGATACTACATACGGTAAAATAGGAGTAAAGGTATGGGTATATAAAGGAGAAGTGCTTCCTGTCAAAAAACCTGTTGAGAACAAGGAAGAAGCTAAAGCATAG
- the rpsQ gene encoding 30S ribosomal protein S17: MERGYRKTRIGTVTSDKMDKTIVVAVENRVRHPLYGKIIKKTSKFKAHDENNEAKNNDKVLIMETRPLSKDKRWRLVEIVEKAK; this comes from the coding sequence GTGGAAAGAGGATATAGAAAAACTAGAATAGGAACAGTTACTTCTGATAAAATGGATAAGACTATAGTGGTGGCAGTTGAAAATAGAGTTCGCCATCCATTATATGGAAAAATAATTAAGAAGACTAGTAAATTTAAAGCTCATGATGAAAATAATGAGGCAAAAAATAATGATAAAGTATTAATAATGGAAACTAGACCTTTATCAAAAGATAAAAGATGGAGGCTTGTAGAAATAGTAGAAAAAGCTAAATAG